A genomic window from Chlorobium phaeobacteroides DSM 266 includes:
- a CDS encoding ABC-F family ATP-binding cassette domain-containing protein translates to MFEARNLSLSVGTKELLTDTSFRIGDKDHVSLVGLNGTGKTTLLRLINGPAADSALITTGQFLKSADTTIGYLPQEISFDADLEKTALQYALQANIRLFELADKITRMEHELALPEQDYESEAYHHLIERFSDAMHEFEHLGGYTMQSNAEKVLAGLGFSEIDFHKKVKAFSGGWQMRLHLTKLLLQNPTLLLLDEPTNHLDIDSLRWLENYLLNYEHSYIIVSHDRFFLDKLTTKTLEIAFERINEYKGNYSYYEKEKAERYELMMGKYENDLKKMEELKAFVDRFRYKATKARQAQSRLRQMEKMEKNLQSPEEDLSRISFRFPKANPSGREVMRLEGVKKAYLLPDGTKKQVLAGIDLEVMRGDRIAIVGSNGAGKTTFCKILAGEIDFDGKLTMGHNVSLNYFAQHQTENLSQEKSIYMEMMDSAPSSEAQKKVRDILGCFLFSGDAVNKKIRVLSGGEKSRVALAKILLQASNLLIMDEPTNHLDMRSKEMLIDSLEYYDGTLLIVSHDRYFLDSLVNKVVEIKNGTLQLHLGTYAEYLETAEKAIEAERKQEAAMKQKSQAAPVKNTEKEKEQAKKSAAAKKDKKRVEEIELKINRLEQKKESIEIIMANEDFYKKSKEETSKTLDGYHALCKELNDLFIEWEKSS, encoded by the coding sequence ATGTTTGAAGCCCGTAACCTTTCTCTCAGCGTCGGAACCAAAGAGCTTTTGACCGATACCTCGTTCCGTATAGGAGACAAAGACCACGTCAGTCTTGTCGGTCTGAACGGAACGGGAAAAACCACCCTTCTGCGCCTTATTAACGGGCCTGCCGCCGATTCCGCCCTCATCACCACCGGTCAGTTTCTCAAATCGGCCGATACCACCATCGGTTATCTGCCGCAGGAGATCTCCTTTGATGCCGATCTCGAAAAAACCGCACTGCAATACGCCCTCCAGGCAAACATACGACTGTTTGAACTGGCTGACAAGATCACCAGGATGGAACACGAACTCGCCCTGCCCGAACAGGATTATGAAAGCGAAGCCTACCACCATCTTATTGAACGTTTTTCAGATGCGATGCATGAATTCGAGCATCTCGGAGGCTACACGATGCAGTCCAATGCGGAAAAGGTGCTCGCCGGTCTCGGATTCAGTGAAATAGACTTCCATAAAAAAGTAAAGGCGTTTTCGGGCGGATGGCAGATGCGTCTTCATCTGACCAAACTCCTTCTCCAGAACCCGACGCTGCTCTTGCTCGATGAGCCGACCAACCACCTTGATATCGACTCACTCCGCTGGCTCGAAAATTATCTCCTCAACTACGAGCACAGCTATATTATCGTCTCACACGACCGGTTTTTCCTCGACAAGCTGACCACAAAAACCCTTGAAATCGCCTTTGAACGCATCAACGAATACAAGGGAAATTACTCGTATTACGAAAAGGAAAAGGCTGAACGGTATGAGCTGATGATGGGTAAATATGAGAATGACCTGAAAAAAATGGAGGAGCTGAAAGCCTTTGTCGATCGATTCCGTTACAAGGCGACAAAAGCAAGACAGGCGCAAAGCCGGCTCAGGCAGATGGAAAAAATGGAGAAAAACCTTCAGTCACCTGAAGAGGATCTCTCCCGTATCTCGTTTCGCTTTCCCAAGGCCAACCCCTCTGGCCGTGAAGTCATGCGACTTGAAGGTGTAAAAAAAGCCTATCTGCTGCCTGACGGAACAAAAAAACAGGTGCTTGCCGGCATTGATCTGGAAGTAATGCGTGGTGACCGTATTGCTATTGTAGGATCAAATGGAGCGGGAAAAACGACCTTTTGCAAAATCCTTGCCGGAGAGATCGACTTTGATGGCAAACTCACCATGGGACATAATGTCTCTCTGAACTACTTTGCACAGCATCAGACAGAGAACCTCTCACAGGAGAAGAGCATCTACATGGAGATGATGGATTCAGCTCCCTCATCAGAAGCCCAGAAAAAGGTGCGGGATATTCTCGGCTGTTTTCTTTTCAGCGGAGATGCGGTCAACAAAAAGATCAGAGTGCTATCGGGGGGAGAAAAGTCAAGGGTCGCCCTTGCAAAAATCCTCCTGCAAGCGTCAAATCTGCTGATTATGGATGAACCGACCAACCATCTCGACATGCGATCAAAAGAGATGCTGATTGATTCTCTTGAATATTATGACGGCACGCTTCTGATTGTCAGCCACGACCGTTACTTCCTCGACAGCCTGGTCAACAAGGTTGTTGAGATAAAAAACGGCACACTGCAGCTCCACCTTGGCACGTATGCCGAATACCTTGAAACTGCTGAAAAAGCCATCGAGGCCGAGCGTAAGCAGGAAGCGGCAATGAAGCAAAAAAGTCAGGCAGCGCCAGTAAAAAATACGGAAAAAGAGAAAGAGCAAGCCAAAAAAAGCGCTGCTGCGAAAAAAGATAAAAAGAGAGTGGAAGAGATCGAGCTGAAAATCAATCGGCTTGAGCAAAAAAAAGAGTCCATTGAAATTATCATGGCCAATGAGGATTTCTACAAAAAAAGCAAGGAAGAGACCTCGAAAACCCTCGATGGCTACCATGCGCTCTGCAAAGAGCTGAACGATCTTTTTATCGAATGGGAGAAAAGTTCCTGA
- a CDS encoding Rossmann-fold NAD(P)-binding domain-containing protein: MILEGLGSDRFILDRMSVYGRSKGAAHYFTKVFDNEIKGGAVQIGLLSPGMVVTDLFQETVADDVETVAVFLAEKMLASHKSFERIQWLTKQKVIFRLLFGSFRRKNYWS; the protein is encoded by the coding sequence TTGATTTTGGAAGGTCTTGGGAGCGATAGGTTTATTCTTGACCGGATGAGCGTCTACGGGAGATCAAAAGGTGCGGCTCATTACTTTACGAAGGTATTTGACAACGAAATCAAAGGCGGTGCAGTGCAGATAGGGCTTTTGAGTCCTGGTATGGTAGTCACCGATCTGTTTCAGGAAACGGTTGCCGATGATGTTGAGACGGTTGCGGTTTTTTTAGCTGAAAAGATGCTTGCAAGCCATAAATCCTTTGAACGGATTCAATGGCTGACAAAACAGAAGGTTATTTTTCGCCTGCTTTTCGGGAGTTTTCGCAGAAAGAATTATTGGTCATAA
- a CDS encoding TolC family protein: MVPSTAANKKRRGVFEFCGVILLVCFFTSGSAFAEEMLTWQQCINEARKAHPDLYAAQALMQQTDADERIAASARSPQLSLSVSSQESFMTAKNNGSRLSSAHSYSLSAQQLLYDGNKTSSQIASAKEAVKGAQNNYNVVAADLRFALRTAFTQLLKAQELVGLAGEIAERRQNNVRLISLRYRGGREHLGSLRQSEADLAEAEFDVSQAKRGLVLAQTLLASALGRDTHKPLRVQGAFKVADLSVTKPDLALLVKNNPLFQQLDTKSKAARFDLDAARSAFSPELYLTSSIGNGSVDSLPFNNLDANAGFTVSVPIYEGGAGRVRVIKAMAVLSQHNAEEKSGYLQLFNALEESWKSYQDARQMVVVKRKFLDAALERSTIANAQYSNGLISFDDWVIIENNLVSAKKEFLNAGADMLIAEAQWIQAKGEGFDG, translated from the coding sequence ATGGTTCCATCTACAGCAGCGAATAAAAAGCGAAGGGGTGTGTTTGAGTTTTGCGGTGTTATTCTACTGGTGTGTTTTTTTACTTCAGGATCTGCTTTTGCAGAAGAGATGCTTACCTGGCAGCAGTGTATCAATGAGGCAAGAAAAGCCCACCCCGATCTTTACGCAGCCCAGGCGCTTATGCAGCAGACCGATGCCGATGAACGTATAGCAGCGAGCGCACGCTCTCCACAGCTCAGTCTGAGTGTCAGCTCCCAGGAAAGCTTTATGACAGCAAAAAACAACGGGAGCCGCTTATCTTCGGCTCATTCCTATTCTCTCTCGGCACAGCAGCTTCTTTATGACGGCAATAAAACTTCCAGTCAGATCGCAAGCGCTAAAGAGGCTGTCAAAGGCGCGCAAAACAATTATAACGTTGTTGCCGCTGATCTCCGTTTTGCTCTGCGAACGGCATTTACGCAATTGCTTAAAGCTCAGGAGCTTGTCGGACTTGCAGGCGAAATTGCCGAAAGACGTCAGAATAATGTTCGTTTGATCAGCTTGCGATACCGTGGAGGGCGGGAGCACCTTGGGTCGCTTCGCCAGTCTGAGGCCGATCTTGCTGAGGCGGAGTTTGATGTTTCGCAAGCAAAACGTGGCCTTGTATTGGCCCAGACACTCCTTGCTTCAGCGCTTGGGCGTGATACCCATAAACCGCTCAGGGTTCAGGGGGCATTCAAGGTTGCTGATCTTTCGGTCACAAAACCTGATCTTGCACTTCTCGTAAAGAATAACCCGCTTTTTCAGCAGCTCGATACAAAAAGTAAAGCGGCTCGTTTTGATCTTGATGCAGCCAGAAGTGCATTTTCTCCTGAGCTCTACCTGACATCCTCAATCGGAAACGGTTCGGTTGACAGCTTGCCGTTCAATAATCTGGATGCGAACGCAGGCTTCACGGTTTCCGTCCCGATATATGAAGGAGGAGCGGGCAGAGTAAGGGTTATAAAAGCAATGGCGGTGTTGAGTCAGCATAATGCAGAGGAAAAAAGCGGCTATCTTCAGCTTTTCAATGCCCTCGAAGAGAGTTGGAAAAGTTATCAGGATGCCCGTCAGATGGTTGTGGTGAAGAGAAAATTTCTTGATGCTGCTCTTGAACGTTCAACCATTGCCAACGCGCAATATTCGAATGGCTTGATTTCTTTCGACGATTGGGTGATTATTGAAAACAATCTTGTGAGTGCAAAGAAGGAGTTTCTCAATGCCGGAGCAGATATGCTGATTGCCGAGGCTCAATGGATTCAGGCAAAAGGAGAAGGATTTGATGGTTAA
- a CDS encoding efflux RND transporter periplasmic adaptor subunit has product MVNRKKMVWGVMVMLAVFGVGGFIYFNANKSTTKSYEELRVSRGTISSSVSTTGAVEPKTRVKIQSSVAGRIEEILVAEGEYVTRGAVLAMLSSTERAALLDAAKLQGKSEQAYWNNVYKKTAVIAPMDGQVIVSSVDPGQTVTTSDSLFVLSDRLIVKAYVDETDIGRVKVGQKAVIGLDAYPDIRVNGVVGHIYYESHLQNNVNIYNVDVLPERIPDVFRSGMSANIEIIVQQKSNVLLLPVGAVQTRNGKTVVMQSNGNKQDAVRYTAVETGLQDERHVEILKGLSENAVVLIADTSFVLPGKKGGTNPFMPQRNRTQK; this is encoded by the coding sequence ATGGTTAACAGGAAAAAGATGGTATGGGGAGTTATGGTTATGCTCGCCGTTTTCGGGGTGGGAGGGTTTATTTATTTCAATGCAAACAAGAGCACGACGAAAAGTTATGAAGAGCTCCGTGTATCAAGAGGTACCATCAGTTCATCCGTATCGACAACCGGAGCGGTAGAGCCGAAAACCCGTGTTAAAATACAGTCATCTGTCGCAGGCAGAATTGAGGAAATTCTTGTTGCGGAAGGGGAGTATGTAACGAGAGGAGCGGTTCTTGCCATGCTGAGTTCGACCGAACGAGCCGCCTTGCTTGATGCTGCAAAGTTACAGGGAAAAAGCGAACAGGCTTACTGGAACAACGTGTATAAAAAGACAGCAGTCATAGCTCCGATGGATGGGCAGGTTATCGTAAGCAGTGTTGACCCTGGTCAGACGGTGACTACAAGTGATTCTCTTTTTGTCCTATCCGACAGGCTTATTGTCAAGGCCTATGTTGATGAAACAGATATAGGAAGGGTTAAGGTTGGCCAGAAGGCAGTGATTGGTCTTGATGCCTATCCCGATATTCGGGTGAACGGGGTAGTTGGACATATCTACTATGAGTCACATCTGCAGAATAATGTCAATATCTATAATGTCGATGTTCTCCCTGAGCGTATTCCCGATGTTTTCCGATCCGGTATGAGTGCTAATATTGAAATTATTGTTCAGCAAAAGAGCAATGTTCTGCTTTTGCCGGTCGGCGCAGTGCAGACGAGAAATGGCAAAACGGTGGTTATGCAGAGTAACGGCAACAAACAGGATGCGGTTCGATATACGGCTGTAGAGACCGGTTTGCAGGATGAACGTCATGTCGAGATTCTCAAAGGCTTGTCGGAAAACGCTGTTGTACTGATTGCCGATACATCCTTTGTTCTGCCGGGAAAAAAGGGTGGGACAAATCCGTTTATGCCTCAGCGCAACAGGACGCAGAAATGA
- a CDS encoding ABC transporter permease: MNPLLELLDVHRTYQIGETTVNALRGVSLTIDRGEFVAIMGASGSGKSSLLQILGLLDNPDKGEFKILGNNVNTLSEDEQAGVRNNVAGFVFQQFHLLKRMTIVDNVRLPHIYSGLKGDFRQEAIARLKLVGLEERIDHTPNQLSGGEQQRVAIARALVRDPLIIFADEPTGNLDSKNSAEIMKIFTALHEEGKTIIMVTHENDIAAYACRVIIMKDGLIVSDERKAEMQPSRAVTGESAFDISGSGKGSIWQDGRFTGFMAQAFQSILANKMRTFLSVLGIFVGVASVIAMMALGEGAKSAMQEQLKSMGSNMLSIRGGSAKIRGAAQGAGAVARFSFNDVNDIASLGKLVKNASGVVNGSARIVYGNKNWSSTLTGVGFDYGTMRASIPAIGRWFTREEIQIREKSAIIGVTVVKEIFGSSNPIGKTIKINRINFKVIGIAPAKGFSGPQDEDDVVIIPVTTAMYRVLGKDYLSSIFVEVASPGLMGQAKTAITELIRKKHRLEEGDDSFNIRDMTEIQKMLSSTTQTMSLLLGSIAAISLLVGGIGIMNIMLVSVTERTREIGLRKAIGARKNDIMLQFLIESVGMTISGGLIGVFAGVGISLILAFFAGWAVKTSLLSVVLATTFSALIGVFFGLWPARKAAALKPVEALRYE; the protein is encoded by the coding sequence ATGAATCCATTGCTTGAACTTCTTGATGTTCACCGGACGTATCAGATAGGTGAAACCACCGTTAATGCGTTGCGTGGTGTTTCCCTGACCATAGATCGAGGAGAGTTTGTTGCGATAATGGGGGCGTCAGGATCAGGAAAATCCTCTCTGCTTCAGATTCTTGGTCTGCTCGATAATCCGGACAAGGGCGAGTTCAAGATTTTGGGCAACAACGTCAATACCCTTTCTGAAGATGAACAGGCCGGAGTGCGTAATAACGTAGCAGGCTTTGTCTTTCAGCAGTTTCATCTGCTCAAGCGTATGACCATTGTTGATAATGTGCGGCTCCCTCATATATACAGTGGACTGAAAGGAGATTTTCGTCAGGAGGCCATAGCCCGTCTGAAGCTGGTTGGACTTGAAGAGCGGATTGATCATACGCCAAATCAGCTTTCTGGAGGTGAGCAGCAGCGCGTGGCAATAGCGAGGGCGCTCGTTCGCGACCCGTTGATTATCTTTGCTGACGAGCCTACAGGAAACCTTGATTCAAAAAATTCCGCTGAGATCATGAAGATCTTTACAGCTCTTCATGAAGAGGGCAAGACCATCATTATGGTTACGCATGAAAATGATATTGCCGCATATGCCTGTCGTGTCATTATCATGAAGGATGGTCTGATTGTTTCCGATGAACGCAAGGCGGAAATGCAGCCTTCACGCGCAGTTACCGGAGAGAGCGCGTTCGATATTTCTGGTTCCGGAAAGGGTTCGATATGGCAGGATGGCCGGTTTACCGGATTTATGGCACAGGCCTTTCAGTCCATTCTTGCCAACAAGATGCGCACTTTTCTCTCCGTGCTTGGCATTTTTGTCGGGGTTGCCTCGGTGATTGCCATGATGGCGCTTGGTGAGGGAGCAAAATCGGCCATGCAGGAGCAACTGAAATCCATGGGTTCGAATATGCTTTCGATCAGAGGGGGATCGGCGAAAATCCGTGGTGCGGCCCAGGGAGCAGGTGCTGTTGCCCGTTTTTCCTTTAATGATGTCAATGATATTGCATCGCTCGGCAAGCTGGTTAAAAATGCCTCCGGAGTAGTCAACGGCAGCGCAAGGATCGTTTATGGCAACAAAAACTGGAGTTCGACGTTGACCGGAGTAGGGTTCGATTACGGTACCATGCGCGCTTCGATACCTGCCATCGGAAGGTGGTTTACCCGTGAAGAGATCCAGATACGCGAAAAATCGGCCATAATCGGCGTTACCGTTGTCAAGGAGATTTTTGGAAGCAGCAATCCGATTGGTAAAACCATCAAGATAAACCGAATTAATTTCAAGGTTATCGGTATCGCTCCAGCAAAGGGGTTTTCAGGACCGCAGGATGAGGATGACGTTGTGATCATACCGGTAACGACCGCGATGTATCGTGTACTCGGAAAGGATTATCTCAGCAGTATCTTTGTTGAGGTCGCTTCTCCAGGCCTGATGGGACAAGCCAAAACCGCTATCACTGAGCTGATTCGTAAAAAACACCGACTTGAAGAGGGTGATGACTCTTTCAATATCAGGGATATGACGGAAATCCAGAAGATGCTCAGCAGTACAACGCAAACCATGAGCCTTCTTCTTGGTTCGATCGCAGCGATTTCCCTGCTTGTTGGAGGAATCGGCATCATGAATATCATGCTGGTGTCCGTTACCGAACGAACCAGAGAGATTGGTTTGAGAAAGGCTATCGGGGCGAGGAAAAACGATATCATGCTGCAGTTTCTTATCGAATCTGTGGGCATGACCATCAGTGGAGGTTTGATCGGGGTTTTCGCGGGGGTCGGCATCTCCCTGATTCTTGCCTTTTTTGCCGGCTGGGCGGTGAAAACTTCTCTGTTATCGGTTGTGCTTGCGACAACTTTTTCAGCACTTATCGGCGTCTTTTTCGGCCTGTGGCCTGCAAGAAAAGCTGCAGCACTCAAGCCTGTTGAAGCATTGCGGTATGAGTAA
- the sucC gene encoding ADP-forming succinate--CoA ligase subunit beta yields the protein MNIHEYQGKDILRKFGVAVPKGIVAFSPEEAKQAAIQLFEEQNSPVVVIKAQIHAGGRGKAGGVKLAKSPEEVFDIAQQMLGITLVTHQTGPEGKEVRRLLVEEGMNIDKEFYVGITLDRSTSQNVLMVSTEGGMEIEKVAEETPEKLLKIQVNPLFGLQAFQARQAAFFLELEGEQFKNTVKFITALYNAYTSIDAAIAEINPLVVTKEGRVLALDAKINFDSNALFRHKDFLELRDISEEDPFEVEASKSNLNYVRLDGNVGCMVNGAGLAMGTMDMIQLAGGRPANFLDVGGGASPQTVEEGFKIILSDKNVKAILVNIFGGIVRCDRVAGGIIEAAKKVDLHLPVIVRLEGTNASIAQKMLDESGLNLIAAKGLHDAAKKVHEALEPA from the coding sequence ATGAACATTCATGAATATCAAGGCAAAGATATCCTGAGAAAATTCGGTGTGGCGGTTCCAAAAGGCATCGTGGCGTTTTCACCTGAAGAAGCTAAACAGGCCGCTATTCAGCTTTTTGAAGAGCAGAACAGCCCTGTCGTAGTAATTAAAGCTCAAATCCATGCGGGAGGCCGCGGAAAAGCCGGCGGAGTCAAACTCGCTAAATCCCCTGAGGAGGTCTTTGATATTGCCCAGCAAATGCTTGGCATTACCCTTGTGACCCACCAGACCGGACCTGAAGGTAAAGAGGTTCGACGATTACTCGTTGAAGAGGGGATGAACATCGATAAAGAGTTTTATGTGGGCATTACCCTTGACCGCTCAACATCGCAAAACGTGTTGATGGTTTCAACCGAAGGCGGCATGGAAATCGAGAAAGTCGCTGAAGAAACACCGGAAAAACTCCTGAAAATCCAGGTGAATCCTCTTTTTGGATTACAGGCTTTCCAGGCCCGTCAGGCAGCGTTTTTCCTTGAACTTGAGGGAGAGCAATTCAAAAACACCGTCAAGTTCATCACTGCCCTCTACAACGCTTACACCTCTATTGATGCGGCTATTGCTGAAATCAATCCTCTTGTTGTCACCAAAGAGGGACGCGTTCTGGCTCTTGATGCCAAAATAAACTTCGACTCTAACGCATTGTTCCGTCACAAGGATTTTCTTGAACTGCGCGATATCAGCGAAGAGGATCCGTTTGAAGTAGAAGCATCTAAATCCAATCTCAATTATGTTCGTCTTGACGGAAACGTCGGCTGTATGGTCAACGGCGCCGGACTTGCAATGGGAACCATGGATATGATACAACTTGCCGGCGGACGACCCGCAAATTTCCTCGATGTGGGAGGTGGAGCAAGCCCGCAAACTGTTGAAGAGGGATTCAAAATCATTCTGAGCGATAAAAATGTCAAGGCTATTCTTGTCAACATTTTTGGTGGTATTGTCCGCTGCGATCGCGTTGCCGGAGGCATTATCGAGGCGGCAAAAAAAGTTGACCTCCATCTGCCGGTAATCGTAAGGCTTGAAGGAACCAATGCCTCAATTGCACAGAAGATGCTTGACGAATCGGGATTGAACCTCATTGCTGCCAAAGGGCTTCACGATGCGGCAAAAAAAGTGCATGAAGCGCTTGAGCCGGCATAA